In Caldisphaera lagunensis DSM 15908, a single genomic region encodes these proteins:
- a CDS encoding COG1361 S-layer family protein codes for MNKLGKKGSIITILLLISLILVSISFIHVSKAETTPVLKPSFIAYSYWGSNTSPILAYPGASFLPLTITVTYLGPYTLYNVTINSTITYPLILSKGSSIPSLYIPVLTPGTTLKLFGLFNVSNTSNGIYNETLNIKYTIFKTIPETNQTIPISQFTTIKYSVPILGYVDLKLVGFKTNPPVIYAGDTAAILTVYLVNQGNVIASNVSAYLYTPSQLSPLYLGSNKINIGYLPIGTPVNISFPLEIQNITTPISLIEPYKTVQIPASFNTTAILVIKGNGINESFNIPIEVKPSAYFIATQVYHNSLTQGESNTYLTISLINLGSATSKFVTVTLLPNPVITPYVSSSINPLIGVETINYTVGDIPSNAIFNVTFVISASSGITPGTYYIPILVTWYQPPTMTPMHQVIEIPITISSSFSIGSFSKISSIDILYLVAIIVIIILIVMVIIGRRRKH; via the coding sequence TTGAATAAATTAGGAAAAAAAGGAAGCATTATAACAATTTTATTATTAATTTCATTAATATTGGTTAGTATATCATTTATTCATGTTAGTAAAGCAGAAACAACTCCAGTTCTAAAACCATCATTTATAGCATATTCATACTGGGGTTCAAATACATCACCTATTTTAGCATATCCAGGAGCATCGTTTTTACCTTTGACTATAACAGTTACATATTTAGGACCTTATACGTTATATAATGTAACAATAAATTCAACAATTACATATCCTTTAATATTATCAAAAGGAAGCTCGATACCTAGTCTATATATTCCTGTGTTAACTCCTGGAACTACATTAAAATTATTTGGACTATTTAATGTTAGCAATACTTCAAATGGTATATATAATGAAACACTTAATATAAAATATACAATATTTAAAACTATACCTGAGACTAATCAAACAATACCTATAAGTCAATTTACTACAATAAAATATTCAGTCCCTATTTTAGGTTATGTTGACTTAAAACTAGTTGGATTCAAAACCAATCCTCCTGTTATTTATGCTGGAGACACAGCTGCGATATTAACTGTTTATTTAGTAAATCAAGGTAATGTTATTGCAAGTAACGTCAGTGCTTATCTTTATACACCTTCTCAATTATCACCATTATATTTAGGTTCTAATAAAATAAACATAGGTTATTTGCCAATAGGAACTCCAGTAAACATATCATTTCCTCTTGAAATCCAAAATATAACTACTCCTATATCATTAATAGAACCTTATAAGACTGTACAAATACCAGCTTCATTTAATACTACAGCTATTCTTGTTATTAAAGGAAATGGTATAAATGAATCATTTAATATACCAATTGAAGTTAAACCATCGGCATATTTTATTGCCACACAGGTATATCATAACTCATTAACACAAGGAGAATCAAATACATATTTAACAATATCATTAATAAACTTAGGTAGCGCAACATCAAAATTTGTAACAGTTACTTTATTGCCAAATCCAGTTATAACTCCATATGTTTCTTCAAGTATTAATCCATTAATAGGAGTTGAAACTATTAATTATACAGTTGGTGATATACCTAGCAATGCTATTTTTAATGTTACATTTGTTATTAGCGCTTCATCCGGAATAACGCCAGGAACATACTACATACCTATATTAGTAACTTGGTACCAACCTCCTACAATGACACCAATGCATCAAGTAATAGAAATTCCTATAACTATATCTTCATCATTTTCAATAGGCTCATTTAGCAAAATAAGCTCCATTGATATACTATATCTAGTAGCAATCATTGTAATCATAATACTAATTGTTATGGTTATTATTGGAAGAAGGAGAAAACATTAA
- a CDS encoding TenA family protein — MSNFDILRDDVKDLWDKYIRHEFVIKMKEGTLPLDSFKYYMIQDTKYVNIMLKSLLNASSKAPLNKITNILNAIFNTRDKGLEIEKEILEKLNIDDAAIENTGYNLVNYAYTRHLYYNSTIGWDYFLASWAPCMIGYSFVGKFVKGSPNEIYDLWASFYGSKDYENRVETIIDALDDIKLNDGIKNVFRNSVNFEIMFWEAALRKDPTIFK, encoded by the coding sequence ATGAGCAATTTCGATATTTTAAGAGACGATGTGAAAGATTTATGGGATAAGTATATTAGGCATGAATTTGTTATTAAAATGAAAGAAGGTACCTTACCTTTAGATTCATTTAAATATTATATGATCCAAGACACAAAATATGTTAATATAATGCTTAAGTCATTATTGAATGCATCAAGCAAAGCTCCTCTAAATAAAATTACAAATATATTAAATGCTATTTTTAATACAAGAGATAAAGGATTGGAAATAGAAAAAGAGATTTTAGAAAAATTAAACATTGATGATGCAGCTATAGAAAATACTGGATATAATTTAGTTAATTATGCGTATACTAGACATTTATATTATAATTCAACGATTGGTTGGGATTATTTTCTTGCATCCTGGGCGCCTTGCATGATAGGCTATAGTTTTGTTGGAAAATTTGTAAAAGGGTCACCTAATGAAATATACGATTTATGGGCAAGCTTTTATGGTTCAAAAGATTATGAGAATAGAGTAGAGACCATAATAGATGCCCTTGATGATATAAAATTAAATGATGGGATAAAAAATGTCTTCAGAAACAGTGTAAATTTTGAAATAATGTTTTGGGAAGCAGCTTTAAGAAAAGATCCTACAATATTTAAATAG
- a CDS encoding ATP-binding protein, with protein sequence MSETNPVAMLEQTARRKMHEALDAERNKDYETAIDKYKRAMEALEEIIRNYPEHPMVKIYKKTINELNLRLKYLENKASQPIGETVSDEVRVEIKGDINDSLPDFVLKEKPSITFDDIAGLDEAKRAIKEAIIYPIKRPDLFPLGWPRGILLYGPPGTGKTMLAAAVANEINGEFIYLDAANIMSKWLGEGEKNVKKVFDYARNKSKNGIPVIVFIDELDALLGVHTNEVGGEVRVRNQFLKEMDGLQDKSITLHVYVIGATNKPWALDEPFIRRFQKRIYVPLPNKEARLKLLSMLTSKIKIDEGVNFDQLSEMLEGYSGSDIKDIVQDAYMIAVREYFESDGKSETVRPININDFNEAIKQRRPSVNKEMLKLYESWTERFKAI encoded by the coding sequence ATGTCAGAAACAAACCCAGTTGCAATGCTAGAACAAACTGCTAGGAGAAAGATGCATGAAGCATTAGATGCTGAGAGAAATAAAGATTATGAAACAGCCATTGATAAATATAAAAGAGCTATGGAGGCTCTTGAAGAAATCATTAGAAATTATCCTGAGCATCCCATGGTAAAAATATATAAAAAGACTATAAATGAGCTGAATTTAAGACTTAAATATTTAGAAAACAAAGCTAGCCAGCCTATTGGGGAAACTGTTTCTGATGAAGTAAGGGTAGAAATTAAAGGAGATATAAATGATAGCTTGCCTGACTTTGTTTTAAAGGAAAAACCTAGCATTACATTTGATGACATAGCAGGCTTGGATGAAGCAAAAAGAGCAATAAAAGAAGCAATTATATATCCTATAAAAAGGCCTGACCTATTTCCATTAGGGTGGCCAAGAGGAATACTTCTATATGGTCCTCCAGGAACTGGAAAAACCATGCTAGCGGCTGCTGTTGCAAATGAAATTAATGGGGAATTCATATATTTAGACGCAGCTAATATAATGAGTAAATGGTTAGGAGAAGGAGAAAAGAATGTAAAGAAGGTATTTGATTATGCAAGAAATAAATCAAAAAATGGTATACCAGTTATTGTATTTATAGATGAATTAGATGCATTATTAGGGGTCCATACAAATGAAGTAGGAGGGGAAGTAAGAGTAAGAAATCAATTTCTTAAAGAAATGGATGGCCTACAAGATAAATCAATAACATTACATGTTTATGTAATAGGTGCAACAAATAAACCTTGGGCTCTTGATGAGCCATTTATAAGAAGATTCCAAAAGAGAATTTATGTACCTTTGCCAAACAAAGAGGCTAGATTAAAATTGCTTTCAATGCTTACATCAAAGATTAAAATAGATGAAGGTGTAAACTTTGATCAACTCTCAGAAATGTTAGAAGGATATTCAGGTAGCGATATAAAAGATATTGTTCAAGATGCCTATATGATAGCTGTGAGGGAATATTTTGAATCTGATGGAAAAAGTGAAACTGTTAGGCCTATAAATATTAATGATTTCAATGAGGCAATTAAACAAAGGAGGCCTAGTGTTAATAAAGAAATGCTAAAGCTTTATGAGAGTTGGACTGAAAGATTTAAGGCTATTTAA